AAAGCAGATCCGAAGTGCTACAATTGTAATCAAGCAGGACACATAGCAGTCAAGTGCCCGATGCCGAAACGAGAGAAGGGAGCGTGTTTCAAGTGCTTTCAAACGGGACACAAGGCAAAGGAGTGTCCCTCGAAGGAGCAGGCGAAAAGCGGAAAGAACAAGGACGAGGCCGAGGAGAAGACGGATGTCAACAGCGTGTCCAGTGGAGAAGTTGGAGATTTCCATAGGAAAGTAGACTATCAGATAAGTGACGAAGCCAATAATTGTGTAGTTAATTTAAAGCTTGACACTTTGTTAGATACGGGTAGTCCCGTCAGTTTCGCGAAAGATGATTTCATACCGCCGAGTTTAGTTATACCGGTAGTGCCGGAAGATAATAGATACCGCGGAATAAACGATAGTGCGCTAGAAGTAAAGGGACGTGTTACCGCTCAAATCACGCTTGACGATAGAGTACAGAAAAACGTATCGTTGTTAATAGTACCAGCGCGATCAATGAAAGCGTCTGTAGTAATCGGTCGAGatgttttgaaattattctttGAGAAGGGGGATTCGTCTGATAAAGCATTGGAAGATCAagtgattaaagaaatattaagtattCGCGTAAATGAACCACGTAAAGATTCGTGTGaagcattaaatataaatcaagaCGTAAGCATAGAGGCACAAAAAgcgataaagaaattatttatcgaaGAGTATGTTAAACCGAAAAGGCCAGAACAACCTGTTGTCGATGCGGAAATTAAGTTGAGACTAAAAGATGACAAACCGTTTCACTTTTCTCTTAATAGACCGTCATATGCGGAACGAAAAGAACTTCGCGTTCTACTAGATTCTTTGCTCGCGAAAGGAATTATACGGCCGAGCGAATCGGAGTACGCTTCACCTATCGTGTTAGTACGTAAGAAAACGGGAGATTTGCGATTGTGTATCGATTATCGTGAATTAAATAAAGCGTTAATAAAGGATAATTACCCGTTACCGAATATAGAAGATCTTATTGATTCATTGTGTGGCAAAAAATACTTCACGAAGCTAGATTTAAGAAACGGATTTTACCACATACGAATGTCGGAAGAATCCATTAAGTATACCGCATTTTCGACGCCTTTTGGCCAATTTGAGTTCATGTGTATGCCTTTCGGGCTAAAAGTAGCTCCGTCTCGATTTCAGAGGTACATCAATCAGGTATTATCGGAACTCATACGAGAGTTAAAAGTAGTTGTCTATATGGACGACATTTTAGTGATATCAGAGACAATAGAACAACATATCGAAATATTGCGACGAGTGTTTGGATTATTTATAGCAAACAGGCTTGAGCTTAGGATTGATAAGTGCGCTTTTCTGCAAACGAAAGTAGAATTCGTGGGTTATTTGGTTACCGAAGCGGGCATCAGTCCGACGAAGGAAGGTGTAAGATCTGTACAAAGGATACCGGTACCACGTAACATTAAAGAAGTGCATAGCTTCGTAGCATTGTGTTCGtattttcgtaaatttataCCGGCTTTTTCAGTAATTGCAAAACCGTTATATGACTTGTTGCGTAAGAACGCATCTTTTGCTTTTGAAGTACGCGAATTGCAAGCctttgaagaattaaaaaataagttgacACAGGCCCCTGTTCTAGCTATATATAACCCAAATAGCGAAACAGAATTACATTGTGACGCAAGTATTGCTGGTTTTGGAGCAGTATTGGCGCAACGTGGTAGTGACAAACAATTCCAcccgatatttttcttttcgagaCGAACGACAGAAGTAGAAAGCCGTTATCATAGCTTTGAGCTAGAAATGTTGGCAATTATATATGCGTTACGGCGTTTTAAGGTTTATTTAAGCggaattaagtttaaaatagtCACGGACTGTAATGCTCTGACTTTAGCCATTAAGAAAAAGGATATATCACCGCGAATAAGTAGGTGGATATTGGAACTACTTAATTACGATTATGTTACCGAGCATAGACCGGGAACGAAGATGGGTCACGTAGACGCATTAAGTAGATTACCGAGCGAAATATTAGTCATCGAGGACAATTCGTTTGAGTTAAATCTTGCACTTAGTCAAAACCGCGATAACAAAACGCGAGAATTAaaggaaatattacaaaaatccGAAGATCCTTATTTTGAATTAAGAAACGGAATTGTATTTAGAAAGGACAATGGTGAGTTACTATTTTACGTACCGAGCGTTATGGAAGCGCATGTTTTGCACAGGTATCACGACCAGATGGGCCATTTGGCAGTAGAAAAAACATTcgataatgtaagaaaaagttACTGGTTTCCGAAAATGAGGCAAAAAATTAAGGACCACATCGCGAACTGTTTGAAATGTATCGCTTTTTCACCGTTCGAAGGGAAAAAAGAAGGATATTTGCATTGTATTCCTAAGGGGGAGATGCCGTTTGAAATTTATCACATAGACCATTATGGTCCTATAGACAAGGATCGGTTAGCGAAACGATACCTTTTAGTTGTCATTGACGCCTTCAcgaaatttgtgaaattataCCCGACTAAGACTACAGCAACGCAAGAAGTTATCAGTCATTTGTTAGTTCATTTTAGTAACTTTAGTAGACCACGTGTTATCATATCTGATAGGGGTACGGCATTTTCATCGAGTGAATTCGAATCGTTTTGTAATGATAGTAATGTACAGCATGTTAGAATTGCGACTCATTCACCCAAGGCGAATGGCCAAGTAGAACGTGTTAATAGAGTATTAGGACCTATGATAAGTAAGCTCATAAATAACGACGAAAAAGTTTATTGGTACAAGATAATATCCGATATCGAATTTGCGATTAATAATACTGTGCATAAGGCTACCAACGAGACTCCAAGTAAACTCATGTTTGGCGTTGAACAGCGAGGAAAAGTTGTAGACGCTATTCGTGAATATTTAGATGTTACCGTTAATGCTACCGAAAATAACAGAGATTTAAGGCAATTGCGAGCGAGAGCGGCAGACAGAATAAAACAAAGTCAAAAGTATAATAAGGAGTACTTCGATAAAAAGCGTAAACCTGcacataattataacattggCGATTATGTCATGATTAAGAATATAGAAACGGCCAAGGGGACTTCCCATAAAATTATTCCTAAATTTAAGGGCCCGTATGAGGTAGCGCGAGTTCTTAAAAACAATCGATACGTTATAAAGGACATAAGTGGTCATCAGATGTCACAGAAACCTTACGAAGGTACGTGGGAGGCAGTAAATATGAGGCCTTGGATTAAAGGAGTTAACTTCGAGGGCGAAGTAGGGTCAGGAAAGGCCGAATGTAGTATGTAAGATAGGTTTAAGAACGTGGTAAAGCTACCATTGTTAGTCGTCCCTGAGAGGCGATAGATTTTCGTTTGTTTTCGGTGCCGAACGAGCGCGTCCGTGCACGCAGTCTACCACGATCCTGCGGCCAGGAAACTTGTCCTGACGCAgcgatatcatttttttattaaacattcatAACCAAGTGCGTATTTTATTTGTGCCAGCCATCCGACTATCCTATCCCttacagtttttaatatattttggattttaataggtaaattttgagaatatattatatatacatacatatacatacatatgtgtgtgtgtgtgtgtgtgtgtgtgtgtgtgtgtgtgtgtgtgtgtgtgtgtgtgtgtgtgttcaagaaaaaaaaattgttgcaatTGCGTAAattcacaatattttattcaaattttggatgcaaaaaaattataaagtaacgttgcagcaatgttgctgAAAGCTTCTGTGCTGTATGGCCAATGTAAGGTTTCTGCACTGTTTTTGTAATCTTTCGGTGCTGTATGAGTTGGTTATCTGGGTATCTTAAACTAAGCGTTATTAACACTAAACATTTTACTTAAGAAATAGAATGTGGGGAAAGAGGggagaaagaaggaagaagagagagagagagagagagagagagaaatagagagtTTATTGGAGTCaagatctattttatttatattgtataaatacaatacatatattaacataaagtTTTAGTACATTACGCACACTAATAGCTCCTCAAAAGAATACATTTAGTTATTTTCTTATCTACttagtttaaaagttattatgtgtattttttaaattttgaatatccattctaaataaaattgtaaaacaatatCAAAGATTAAAGAAAGTTATGTCAAAAATTATGAGAGAGTTgaagatttttaaaagatcTTAAAAGACTTACACCTAGGATTAGttcttaagatattaaaattaaaaattttcagtttggaaaaatatttattacaagaaaaattcaGGACTGTTAATCCATTGGTATCTCTTGCAGTGACCTTTACATTCAGTACGGTCTTTGTCAGGGCTGAAatttatgcgttttaataaagtatttggctaaaatttttgtttatatttggagtatgtcaaaataattgacaaatgttatattaaaattcttttaatatataaatagcaatataaatttaaacttattagattttttaactattcaacatttaataaaataaataaataattaaatgtaattatttatttttaatgtgtcTTACTCGCAATCTTCCGTTGGGTGTATACAACGGAAACACTGCAGTTTCAATCTACTGAAGTATATAAATCCCATCACCCGGGCAATCGGTCCAGAGGCTTCTCTCAAACACATATGGAAAGGGATTTCGCAAGCACAAGCAGTCCTGTTTTAGTTTCCAGAAAGTTTCCAGAAAATTAGAACAATATTCAGTaaagaagaattaatttatcaaaaattatcaatataagtCATGCaaatcacaaataattttattactttgaataagaataatatataatttgataataaaacttgtactaaatttatattttgcatctgttacatgaaaaatttatgtacgATAGACGTAATACAGGCATTGCAGAATTTCTTGCAGACGTTAcaataagaaaagataaacGAGAGAAGTATGAATGTTATGTAACAAATGTTAAAGGTAATGCTCACATTATCGCACTCGTTCAATTACCTTATGACATTACCATTACTGATAATAATGACCTCCGTTTCGTCAGCTGAGAGATTGCTTTGGCAATTATGGTGCGCTCTGCAACAAGCTTGTGTATCTTCGAAAAAATCAAAATCGGTCTCATCACGCGCAAAATTGCTGCTACACCGCTCTGTTcctaatacatattatatcatTGATGACACAAAAGAAAAGTGACAGTAAAAAAAGactcaattattataaagtacccaattattataaaaatcccaataaataaataaagtgtgACTAAATCCTTCTTCTATTAAGTATAagtataagtatttattagactaaaaGAGATAACAATAGGTCAGGGTCTAGGAGTTACTAGATGGAAGGGGTGATTTTgattattcataataaattaaatttctcttcTATATAGGGttgataaaattgcaaaaacataAGCTTGAATGTGCACTTTATTACGTAAATATGTCTGTTATTTGAATTAGCTATTAAACAGAacaaaactgtaaaataatactaataataagtcactaataatttaaaaatatatgtaattaattaaaaaaaatttttgttttctgtaatcgatattttaatttacagttCCCAGAAGACACGTATGGATTCTAAAATGCAAAGGcgaaaacaatgaaaaattcaagttaaTGCGGTCATAAAAACGCATGATggattttctgcaaaaaaagattaattaaaaaaagatactaacagaaatttattaatagcattaaaatatctatttgaaGATgtgagtattttataattcgcaAATTGCAAGCAATTAAATgtcattcaattttttcattgttgttataaacttattttcacaaaaaagtacagttgaaattaattgtgcggaatttaaatcgtatataaaataatcttcatAGGCAATTCCTTGActcaaaaatatgttttgtaattacgtaaaaaattgtttcatcaCTTCTTTCTTCtgtcttttttttgtgtaaactaatttctttcttaaaaatataaaaacaagcattacaaaatttttttactattgataaaaactattaataaaaaatattgacaaaataaatactgaAACAAATTCTGCAATGTcgaagtatttaaaatattctatatattttttagtaaacagttaataaaattattttttatactaaataaaaaagactatttttttaaggtcATTTGCATTATTTGTTCTGTAAGTTCTTTGACTTTCTCCGCGAAGGCCAACGCAATTATGTAATCTAAGacttttgtatttctttatatccaagttattttattactgactgaattaaatttcaaaattaaaggaGTCTAAGGCCAATCAAATCAGGAAGAAAGACAAGAAGTTTTTCGATTTCAAATGATCGAGTTACCTGACATGAAGCAAATGAAGTCGTCAAACATATTATAGAGTTTGTTAACAATTTCTTGTTCGTCGTCATTAGGTTGCAATTCATCATTGGATCTCCCAAAGATTTTGTTccaattctttaaaaacacatttaattCATTCCGTTTGGCTTCAAAATCTGATATACGAGTTTTATCGGAACcagatttaatatttccatCACATTCGGTTTGGGTGGTATTATTTTCGCCGAATTGAATGGCGATGCTAAAGATGAAAAGCACAGAAAGGCAAACGAATACACGCGACATTGTTTATTTACCTAGAATAAATAGTGACAAAACATTACTAATCATAGAGAAAAATTCAAGAcgagaaagataaatttaagaatgaGATAAGCAACTTAGTtgccatttaatttttaaatactgagACAAAGAGACGATAGATTATTATTGTTCACACAAGATGAGAATATTTCttgaaatgaaaatatttcagaaaaattccCTTAATTCTAACACAGCTTTTTcaatttctgaattttttttctaaaatacaaaatatatacgaaatataaaactattaaactaaaatttgtGAATAAGTGAATTAAGATGCTTTAAGTATAATTTAGGTGCAAATCTGGCTCATTccaaattatcattttatctataaatgcatataatttaccataaatatattaaaacgcATTTGCTGACAAAATTGAATTGAGTATATAGACTTGTATTGTTAGTATGcaacatgttttatttaatatgtaaatctaaattatttctgacaactagaaaaaaattgtgtttttttcatacataatACAATTAAGTGTCTAGTTGCTTATCACAATTGTaatgttttgtatttaaataagtttataatccataacaaatataattatttattttaatatttcttgatatttcttatttttatttttatttttaacgtattaACATAAACTAAAACTtacaaattattctaaaaattaataacaaatttagaataaaaatataataattctacaaaaaatatttttttataaaaactaataattaaatagataacatgataaaatttatttaaattttcatggTACAAACATAATAAACAGCAGATCAATAGAAGAGCAAGTTTCAAGCCATCCTTTCCGAGGATGTGTTCGCGACTTGTTTATCTATTTGTGGAAAACTTTCACGGTGCAGTGCATTGACTTACCTGGCTACAACCGACTGCACTGATGAGTGATGACGAGTGATGACTAATGGTGACCAGTGATGACTGATCTCAGTTACTTGACACTTTCGCTTAAATGGGTGTGTCACGTCCTAACTATTTGACCAAATTTATGGACGTTTTTTTCTCCCATTAACAAGTAAAATCACTTAAAAGCGCCAGGCATAACGCGTACAACGACGCCAGACTCCACCCTTGAACAGTTGCTGATCGAGCCGGGTTTCTTGCGCATGCGTAGTATTatcctcttttcttttaaagttattttatttatataaatatatatatatacacacacacacacgcgtgcACACGTGTTTACATATCTTATttgatactttttattaatcttttaaaaattatttaattatttttattaattttaatgaaacaagAACGTTAATAGgtcatttttaagatttaaatattttttattgagattctctttaatatacatacataaataaattttaaatatttttatgtcataaAGGTCCCGTGGGTTGAGTGCCTATCGGGCGCGTCTCCGGGCGGCGGATAGGAGGACGCCCGGGTGGGAAACCCTGGCCCGGGTCTAAACCCCCGCGTGCCCGGGTGGACCGCCCGGGTAGTAGCGGTTATAACCTGCCCCGGCGGGCGTAAAACCCTGCCCAGGGGGGGGGAAAGCCGTTACCGCGGACCAACTCCCCAAGCCAAGCTGGAAGCCATCGTGGCGAGGGCTGCGTGGCACTGGGGGAGCAGTGTCTTGAACGATGCCTCTGGGGAACCGGGCGAAACCCCAGAGTATTTAGCCTTACCCACGCATGCGGGGCTCTGCGTGGGTGGACCGTTTATTTCCCTAGCTGCTCGTGGGAACAAAATGGAGagcttaaatttaacattaaaaacaaaactcaCGGAAGACACTCCGATGGAGGCTTCGACAGAGGACTCCGGAAGAGTAGCAGAAGCGGGATCGGGAGCCGAACGGACCCCTATGGGCACGGGAAGCACCGAGACCGCGGAGAGAGGAGTGGTTTCGGGAGCCGAACGGGCCCCAAGGGGCACGGGAGGCACCGAAGCTACGGATGCTAAGGCGGAAAAGGAGGGGGACCTCGGTAAGAGGAAACTCTCCGGAGCCGCGAAAAGGAAGAGGGCTCGGGAGCGAAAGGTGGAGGCTCAGGCCCGGGCGCAAACCCGGGAGGGGCCTCTGCCGGCCGCTCCGGGGACCTCAACCTTGACCGACCCCCGGACACCGGTTGGGGGGGTTCGGGGGGGCACCACCGCCGGTAAGCGACGGAGGGGCCCCGCCGAGACCCCGCCTTCGGTGGAAGGGGCGACAAAGAAGCCGAAGGTCCAAGGGACCCAGGCTTACGCAGATGCCGCGGACCCCCTAACGAGGGTGATTGTCGCGGAGGGGTACCCCGAGGAAGCGCTAACCGTTGAGCGGGTGGCGCAACTAAGGGGTGCGGTCTTTAAGGAGATCCAGGGGATCCAGGAGGGTCCCCTGCCCAGATTCGACAGCACCTCTTTGCGGGCAGGGGCTGCGGTCGTCAGATGCGCGGATGCGGAGTCGCTGAGTTGGCTAGAAAGTCGAATCAGCGGCATCGTACCGTGGGAGGGCGCCAGGCTCAGGGTGGTGGGACTGGAGATGCTGCAAAGGCAGTGCAGGGCAGTGGTATGGGTCCCGGGTCCACCTGTGGGCGCGGCCGCTGTCCTGGGGCTGCTGGAGCGGCAGAACCCGGGGATCAGTACTTCGGGCTGGCGTGTGCATGCGGAGAACGTGGGGGCTACCTGCGAGGGCAGAAACCTCGTTCTCGGCATTCCCGAGTCCAGTGTCCTCAAGCTGAAGGCACTGGATTTCAGGCCTCATCTCGGGATGGACCGGGTTACCTTCAAGGTGACCGGGGCATCCCAGGATGGGAAGGATAAGGGCAAGGGAGGGCCCGACCCAAAGGCCTCGTCTTCACAGTAGACGGGACCGGGGTGGGCTTCACCCAGATTAACTTGCACCACAGCAAGGGAGCCTCGGCTGCTTTGGCCAGGCGCCAAGCTAGGGTGCACACAGCCATATCACTAATACAAGAACCCTGGCTAGTCCGGGGGGGTATTAGGGGTCTGGCGGGGTGCGGAAGACTATTCAAGTCTCCGCAAGATGAACGACCCAGGGCCTGTGTGGCTGTCAAGGGGTTAGAGGCCCAACTGCTGCCGAATTTCTGTTCCAGAGACCTGGTGGCGGTTGTGATCGAGGCCATCAGTGAGACTAGGACTAGAAGGAGGGTGGTGGTGGCGTCGGGTTACTTCCCACACGAGGAGGACGACCCACTACCATCGGACCTGGTGGTTCGCCTGGTGGAGTACTGCCAAAAGGAGCAGCTTTCCCTCATTTTGGGGTGCGATGCGAACGCGCACCATACGGTGTGGGGAAGCACGGACACCAacaggagaggagagaagctATTGGAATTTCTGGTGTCTACCGACCTGGAAATTCTCAATAGAGGTAACGAGCCCACCTTTGTCACTGCGGTGAGAAGGGAGGTGCTGGATCTAACTGTCTGTTCTAGGCGGTTGGTATGGGAGGTGACCGGCTGGAGGGTCTCCGATGAACCCTCATTGTCGGATCACAGACAGATCACCTTCAGACTGGCAAAGGCCAAGGCGAAGGTGAGGACTGTAAGGGACCCAAGGAAGACGGACTGGGATTCATTCCGTGAGGACCTGGCTGTCGGTCTCAGGGAGTTCCCCAAGAGACACGGGACCTCACAAGAGATCGAGCTGTGTGTCGAGCACCTGCAAAGGGCGCTCATCAACAGCTTTGAAAGCAACTGTCCGGAGAGGACGGTAAGGAATGACAGAAAGGTTTCCTGGTGGAGCCCAAAGCTGCAGGATCTCAGGGGTGCGGCACGTCGGGCCTGGAATAGAGCCAGGAACACGGGCCGCCAGGCTGACTGGGACCTTCACCGAAGGGCTCAGAAGGTCTACAGGGACTCTGTGGTAAGGGCAAAGAAGGAGAGCTGGAGAAGATTCTGCGAGTCGGTGGAGGGGATACCCGAAGCCGCCAGACTAGGCAGGATCTTGGCTAGAAGTCAGGACGCGGCCTTGGAGGCCATCCGGCTCGATGACGGGACGATGGTTTCCGGGGAACGTTGCCTGACCCACCTGCTGGAATCGAATTTTCCGGGCTTCTGTAGAGACCCGGGAGCAGACATCCAGCAGGAAACCTTGGACCCATGCAGGGCACGAGAGAATGACTGGTCTCTTGCAGCCAAAATTGTGAGGCCCGACAGGGTCAAAAGGGCTGTAGGAGGTTTCAAGCCCTTCAAGTCGGCTGGACCGGACCGGGTCTTCCCGGCCCTTCTTCAGGAGGGGCTGGAACAGATCACGGGGCCGCTCACGCGGACAATGAGGGCTTGCTTGGCCCTGGGCTATACGCCCAGAGCTTGGAGACAGGCGAGAGTTGTGTTCATCCCCAAGGCGGGAAGAACGGGATACAGCTCCGCCAAGGATTTTCGTCCAATCAGCCTGACGTCCTTTCTTCTAAAGACGTTGGAAAGGCTGGTGGATATTTACATACGGGATGTGGTTCTGCTGCGGCATCCGCTGCACGCGAACCAGCATGCGTATCGTACGGGGTATTCCACCGAAACGGCGCTTCACTCTGCTGTATCGTTCATCGAGGAGCAATTGGAGAAGAAGGGTTACGCGGTGGGCACCTTCCTAGATATTGAAGGTGCTTTTAACAACACACCGCATGAGGTGGTATGTGAAGAGGCTGCTCGCAGAGGTGTGCCGGAGAAGATTGTGGAGTGGATCAAAGGCATGCTCAAGCGGCAGGTAACGGCCTCACTGGGAACGGTGAGTGTCAGTGGCTGGGTGGAGAGAGGGTGCCCTCAGGGAGGGGTTCTTTCTCCACTCTTGTGGTGTCTGGTGGCAGATAGTCTGCTCGGAACACTGAACGAGAGGGGGATTCTTACATTGGGATATGCGGATGACCTGGCTATCCTAGTACGAGGCCCCTTCTTGGAAACACTTCTGGAGCTCACGCAGGGAGCATTGGAGGTAGTCGAGGAGTGGTGTGGCAGGACCGGTTTGTCGGTAAACCCACTGAAGACCGGGCTTGTGGTATTCACTCGCAAGTACAAGGTAGGTCCGGTGGAAGGGCCAGTCCTTGGAGGAACGAGATTAGTCCCAACCGGGACGGCTAAATATCTGGGAGTAATCCTAGATAGGAAGCTGGCTTGGAGGGAACATCTTGAGAACCGATGTAAGAGTGTATGCTCTTACTTATGGGTATGCAGGAGGACATTCGGACAGACATGGGGTCTGAAACCGAGGATAGTCCACTGGATTTACACGGCGATACTCAGACCCAGGCTGCTATACGCATCTGTTGTGTGGTGGCCGAGGGTGCTGAAGAAAACCGCCGCGTCAGCGCTGGAGCATATCAGGGCTCTGGTTTTGAGAGGGGCCTTGGGAGCTATGCGGACCACGCCGGTGGCGGCGATGGGCATGCTGCTGGGCATCGAGCCCCTCGATCGGGTAgtagtggcggcggcggcagcggcggcctACCGCCTGAGGTGCGAATCAAGGTGGAGGGCGGGAGCCCTGCACACAAGATTCCCTGAAGGAATTCTATCGGGCCCCATTTTTGCGATGGGGCAAGATAGAAGGCCAGTAATTCGTACCTTTGAAAGAAGGTACAAGATAAGCTTTCCCAAGCGCTGGGAGTGGGACGGCTCCAAGGGACCGGTTCCTCGGGATGGGGACGTCTGGTTCACGGACGGCTCCAGAACGAGCACGGGCTCTGGAGCTGGGCTCTACTGCCAGCGCGATAGAACAAGAATGGTCGTTCCGCTTGGCGAACACGCAACGGTATTTCAGGCGGAAGTGGTAGCTATCATGAGATGTGCCCAGAACCTACTGGAGCTCGGTAGGGTGGGAGGGCGCATCAGAATTTGCTCGGACAGTCAGGCAGCGCTCAAAGCGCTGGAAGGTCCGAGATTTAACTCGCGGTTGGTCTgggattgtaaaattgtactaGACGAACTGGCGAAGAATAATGACGTTGGTCTAGTATGGGTCCCCGGGCATTCGGGGATCGAGGGCAACGAAATAGCCGACTTGCTTGCCAAGGAGGCAGCAGAAACAAGGTTGGTGGGACCGGAGCCGGCTGTTGGGATCTCCTTCTGCCTGGGCAGGAGAAGGATCGGGAGCTGGCTCCGGGACCAGCACCTTGAGCACTGGAGGAAAGTTACGGGGGTCAAATGCAGACAGGCCGGAGCCTTGCTGGGAGACTGTCCCGGTGAGGACCTGGCCAGAAGCATGAGATCCCTAAATAGGAGGGACGCCAGGCTGGCGACGCAATTGCTCACGGGCCATGGCGACCTTAATTATCACCTGTATAAGCTGGGCAGTAGCGATACGCCCGACTGCAGGTGGTGTGGCGAAGAAGAGGAGACTAGTCTCCATATTCTTGGGAACTGCCCTGTATTGGTCGGACCAAGAGCACGCCTGCTGGGCTCAGGCATTCTGGA
This genomic stretch from Monomorium pharaonis isolate MP-MQ-018 chromosome 4, ASM1337386v2, whole genome shotgun sequence harbors:
- the LOC118645000 gene encoding phospholipase A2-like, which translates into the protein MSRVFVCLSVLFIFSIAIQFGENNTTQTECDGNIKSGSDKTRISDFEAKRNELNVFLKNWNKIFGRSNDELQPNDDEQEIVNKLYNMFDDFICFMSGTERCSSNFARDETDFDFFEDTQACCRAHHNCQSNLSADETEVIIISNGNVIRTACACEIPFHMCLREASGPIARVMGFIYFSRLKLQCFRCIHPTEDCDPDKDRTECKGHCKRYQWINSPEFFL